The following coding sequences lie in one Sandaracinaceae bacterium genomic window:
- a CDS encoding ATP-dependent DNA helicase, which yields MRAADLLGPTGPLARVIPGYEHREGQMRMAEAVQRSLEDRRMLLVEAGTGTGKTLAYLLPAILSGQKVVISTGTRTLQDQILDHDLPLLRKHLGVPVRASAMKGLANYVCRRRFAEFVASPRAVEPRFRAALPVLQEFQEQSVTGDRAALTALAEDHPIWPHIVSGSDTRVGKGCRYFDSCFITQMRERAREAQIVVVNHHLFFSDLAVRGPHSGGLLPDYDAVIFDEAHQIEDVATLFFGHEVSTAGVERLADELARAIADEGKAAREMSDALVVAAGRFFGALPDPGVGRAHLSRGMFAGHVEDALFALDDALGRVEEHLSQRAHESDRLAQLARRAAEQRHQLIQIAETPDAGQRVAYSEARGRGRVIGSRPVDVSDLLRSEVWQRVGSVVLTSATLSTGGDFKFIRQRLGIDFDILEERVSSPFDYAQQAALYLPSDMPDPRAPAYLERAVDEITQLVSMTGGGAFVLCTSVRAMRLLAERCARVITQPVFVQGEAPKGTLLERFREAHHAVLFATLSFWEGVDVPGDALRLVILDKLPFSVPSDPLIAARCRALEEQGESPFMRYLVPAAALTLQQGFGRLIRTQRDRGVVAVLDGRVVQKGYGKVFLASLPPARRCTTREELQAWWGGEPVPPVSPPEE from the coding sequence ATGCGCGCCGCGGACCTGCTCGGGCCCACGGGTCCGCTCGCGCGCGTCATCCCGGGCTACGAGCACCGTGAGGGGCAGATGCGCATGGCCGAGGCCGTGCAGCGCTCCCTCGAGGACCGCCGCATGCTGCTGGTGGAGGCCGGCACCGGCACGGGCAAGACGCTGGCCTATCTGCTGCCCGCCATCTTGAGCGGCCAGAAGGTGGTCATCTCCACCGGGACGCGCACGTTGCAGGACCAGATCCTGGACCACGACCTGCCGCTCTTGCGGAAGCACCTGGGTGTGCCCGTGCGGGCCAGCGCCATGAAGGGCCTCGCCAACTACGTGTGCCGGCGGCGCTTCGCCGAGTTCGTGGCCAGCCCGCGCGCGGTGGAGCCCCGCTTCCGCGCCGCGCTGCCCGTGCTGCAGGAGTTCCAGGAGCAGAGCGTCACCGGCGACCGCGCGGCGCTCACGGCGCTGGCCGAGGACCACCCCATCTGGCCGCACATCGTGAGCGGCTCCGACACGCGCGTGGGCAAGGGCTGCCGCTACTTCGACAGCTGCTTCATCACGCAGATGCGCGAGCGCGCGCGCGAGGCGCAGATCGTGGTCGTGAACCACCACCTGTTCTTCTCGGACCTGGCGGTGCGCGGGCCGCACAGCGGCGGGCTCTTGCCCGACTACGACGCGGTGATCTTCGACGAGGCGCACCAGATCGAAGACGTGGCCACGCTGTTCTTCGGGCACGAGGTGAGCACCGCGGGGGTGGAGCGCCTGGCCGACGAGCTCGCCCGCGCCATCGCTGACGAGGGCAAGGCCGCGCGCGAGATGAGCGACGCGCTGGTGGTGGCCGCCGGGCGCTTCTTCGGGGCGCTGCCCGACCCGGGCGTGGGGCGCGCGCACCTGTCGCGAGGGATGTTCGCCGGGCACGTGGAGGACGCCCTGTTCGCGCTCGACGATGCGCTCGGCCGCGTGGAGGAGCACCTCAGCCAGCGCGCGCACGAGAGCGACCGCCTGGCCCAGCTGGCGCGGCGGGCGGCGGAGCAGCGCCACCAGCTCATCCAGATCGCCGAGACCCCCGACGCCGGCCAGCGCGTGGCCTACAGCGAGGCGCGCGGGCGCGGGCGCGTGATCGGCTCGCGGCCCGTGGACGTGAGCGATCTCTTGCGCAGCGAGGTCTGGCAGCGCGTGGGTTCGGTGGTGCTCACCAGCGCCACACTCTCCACCGGGGGCGACTTCAAGTTCATCCGGCAGCGGCTGGGCATCGACTTCGACATCCTGGAAGAGCGCGTGTCGTCGCCCTTCGACTACGCCCAGCAGGCGGCGCTCTACCTGCCGAGCGACATGCCCGACCCGCGCGCCCCGGCGTATCTCGAGCGGGCCGTGGACGAGATCACGCAGCTGGTGTCCATGACCGGCGGCGGGGCCTTCGTGCTGTGCACCTCGGTGCGCGCCATGCGGCTCTTGGCCGAGCGCTGCGCGCGCGTGATCACGCAGCCGGTGTTCGTGCAGGGCGAGGCCCCCAAGGGCACGCTGCTCGAGCGCTTCCGCGAGGCGCACCACGCGGTGCTGTTCGCCACGCTCAGCTTCTGGGAGGGCGTGGACGTGCCGGGTGACGCGCTGCGCCTCGTGATCCTCGACAAGCTGCCCTTCTCGGTGCCGAGCGACCCGCTCATCGCCGCACGCTGCCGGGCCCTCGAGGAGCAGGGCGAGAGCCCCTTCATGCGCTACCTGGTGCCGGCCGCGGCGCTCACGCTGCAGCAGGGCTTCGGGCGCTTGATCCGCACGCAGCGCGACCGCGGCGTGGTGGCCGTGCTGGACGGCCGCGTGGTGCAGAAGGGCTACGGCAAGGTGTTCCTGGCGAGCCTCCCCCCCGCGCGGAGGTGCACCACGCGCGAGGAGCTGCAGGCCTGGTGGGGCGGCGAGCCCGTGCCGCCGGTCTCCCCGCCGGAAGAATGA
- a CDS encoding methylated-DNA--[protein]-cysteine S-methyltransferase, whose amino-acid sequence MTHEATDTAVLSQPVAAARTPARVARLCRLIEAAEDAPPSLAELSAAVGLSPSHTQRMFTQALGLSPHAYAAACRERRVRDLLASQASVTEAIYGAGYGSSGRFYERSTQLLGMTPSAYRKQGPDVAIRFAVGQCSLGAILVARTERGVCAVDLGDEPEPLVRDLEQRFARATLVGADPAFEALVAQVVGLIEQPRVDVRLPLDVRGTAFQQRVWTALTKIPAGETRTYTQLAVELGAPKGARAVARACASNPVAVAIPCHRVVRADSNLAGYRWGIERKRELLAREAER is encoded by the coding sequence ATGACCCACGAAGCCACGGACACTGCCGTTCTCAGCCAGCCGGTCGCCGCAGCGCGAACTCCCGCACGCGTGGCGCGCTTGTGCCGCTTGATCGAAGCAGCCGAGGACGCCCCGCCCTCGCTGGCGGAGCTGTCCGCCGCGGTGGGCCTCAGCCCCAGTCACACGCAGCGCATGTTCACGCAGGCCCTCGGGCTCAGCCCGCATGCCTACGCCGCCGCCTGTCGTGAGCGTCGCGTCCGCGACCTGTTGGCCTCGCAGGCGAGCGTGACCGAGGCCATCTACGGCGCCGGGTACGGCTCGAGTGGCCGCTTCTACGAGCGCTCCACGCAGCTGCTGGGCATGACGCCGAGCGCCTATCGGAAGCAGGGGCCCGACGTGGCCATCCGCTTCGCGGTGGGGCAGTGCTCGCTGGGCGCCATCTTGGTGGCCAGAACGGAGCGCGGGGTGTGTGCGGTGGACCTGGGCGACGAGCCCGAGCCGTTGGTGCGCGACCTGGAGCAGCGCTTCGCGCGCGCAACGCTGGTGGGCGCGGACCCGGCCTTCGAGGCGCTGGTGGCACAGGTGGTGGGCCTGATCGAGCAGCCCCGTGTGGACGTGCGCCTGCCGCTCGACGTGCGGGGCACGGCGTTCCAGCAGCGCGTGTGGACGGCGCTCACGAAGATCCCCGCCGGCGAGACGCGCACGTACACGCAGCTGGCGGTGGAGCTGGGTGCGCCCAAGGGGGCCCGGGCCGTGGCGCGGGCGTGCGCCAGCAACCCGGTGGCCGTGGCCATCCCGTGCCACCGCGTGGTGCGCGCCGACAGCAACCTGGCGGGCTACCGCTGGGGCATCGAGCGCAAGCGCGAGCTGCTGGCCCGCGAAGCAGAGCGGTGA
- a CDS encoding metal-dependent hydrolase: MTTASMTRLDGAAVGIPARHIAFPVADSTATHAFYDGNVLASSLLVVFSAIFPPGERFFMESVRRFRDDPRVKDDPVLAARVAGFLVQEALHGRAHEDLNEFFGSRGKSVATSERTIRASLGLLERLSPRQQLACTTFMEHFTALLAEAWLTDEGFRTSSDPEMLKLWQWHALEELEHKSVAYDVLERVGGTHRERQLAIPLTVVALLPGILYSWAKLVAQDPARWELREHRRGLARLLGPGGFFRPVLAHVGAFALRDFHPDEHDTRALENAWREKLFGDAGMLRKQLKGRSARALSH; encoded by the coding sequence ATGACCACCGCTTCCATGACTCGGCTCGACGGCGCCGCCGTGGGCATCCCCGCGCGCCACATCGCCTTCCCCGTCGCGGACAGCACCGCCACGCACGCGTTCTACGACGGCAACGTGCTCGCCAGCAGCTTGCTGGTGGTGTTCTCGGCCATCTTCCCGCCCGGCGAGCGCTTCTTCATGGAGTCCGTGCGGCGCTTCCGCGACGACCCGCGCGTGAAGGACGACCCGGTGCTCGCGGCGCGCGTGGCCGGCTTCTTGGTGCAGGAGGCGCTGCACGGCAGAGCCCACGAAGACCTGAACGAGTTCTTCGGGTCACGTGGCAAGAGCGTCGCCACGTCGGAGCGCACCATCCGCGCCAGCCTCGGGCTGCTAGAGCGCCTCTCGCCGCGGCAGCAGCTGGCGTGCACCACGTTCATGGAGCACTTCACCGCGCTCTTGGCCGAGGCCTGGCTCACCGACGAGGGCTTTCGCACGAGCTCGGACCCGGAGATGCTGAAGCTCTGGCAGTGGCACGCGCTCGAAGAGCTGGAGCACAAGTCCGTGGCCTACGACGTGCTCGAGCGCGTGGGCGGCACGCACCGCGAGCGCCAGTTGGCCATCCCGCTCACGGTGGTCGCGCTGCTGCCCGGCATCCTCTACAGCTGGGCCAAGCTGGTGGCGCAGGACCCCGCGCGCTGGGAGCTGCGTGAGCACCGCCGCGGGCTCGCACGCCTGCTGGGCCCAGGGGGCTTCTTCCGGCCGGTCCTCGCGCACGTGGGCGCGTTTGCGCTGCGTGACTTCCACCCCGACGAGCACGACACGCGGGCGCTCGAGAACGCTTGGCGCGAAAAGCTGTTCGGGGACGCGGGCATGCTGCGCAAGCAGCTGAAGGGCCGCAGCGCGCGGGCGCTCAGTCACTGA
- a CDS encoding class I SAM-dependent methyltransferase: MSAVSDVWEREVLSRVLEYGMRGVDPVRHEVLAPVQGRVLELGFGTGASLPHYGPGVTELVAVEPAIQLAAIGRARLERFAAERSVPASLLTASATRPLGLDAGSFDTVVILFVLCSIKHVDEALAQAHQLLRPGGSLVLAEHVAAGTDTAPERARGQVQRLVSPAWKLALAGCDPHKSLDGTLERHGFDVAGLEHRELGLPWVVRSGLVGSAVRR, from the coding sequence ATGAGCGCCGTGAGTGATGTCTGGGAGCGTGAGGTGCTGTCGCGCGTGCTGGAGTACGGCATGCGCGGGGTGGACCCGGTGCGTCACGAGGTGCTGGCCCCCGTGCAGGGCCGCGTGCTGGAGCTTGGCTTCGGCACCGGCGCGTCGCTGCCGCACTACGGTCCCGGGGTCACCGAGCTGGTGGCCGTGGAGCCCGCCATCCAGCTGGCGGCCATCGGTCGCGCGCGGCTCGAGCGCTTCGCCGCGGAGCGCAGCGTCCCGGCCTCGCTGCTCACGGCGTCGGCCACGCGCCCGCTGGGGCTCGACGCGGGCTCGTTCGACACGGTGGTGATCCTCTTCGTGCTCTGCTCCATCAAGCACGTGGACGAGGCGCTGGCCCAGGCCCACCAGCTGCTGCGGCCCGGTGGCTCGCTGGTGCTGGCCGAGCACGTGGCCGCCGGCACGGACACGGCCCCCGAGCGGGCGCGAGGGCAGGTGCAGCGGCTGGTGAGCCCCGCGTGGAAGCTGGCCCTCGCCGGCTGTGATCCGCACAAGTCGCTGGACGGCACGCTCGAGCGCCACGGCTTCGACGTGGCTGGCCTCGAGCACCGCGAGCTGGGCTTGCCGTGGGTGGTGCGGTCGGGGCTGGTGGGGAGCGCGGTGCGACGCTGA
- the uvrB gene encoding excinuclease ABC subunit UvrB: MSDFSLVSTMQPRGDQPRAIAELVAGLQAGEAHQVLLGITGSGKTFTVANVIQQVNRPALVMAPNKTLAAQLYSELRELFPDNAVEYFVSYYDYYQPEAYIPSSDTYIEKDAIVNDRIDRMRHSATRALLSRRDVIIVASVSCIYGIGSAEWYRGMLVELNVGEELRRDELLRRLVDIQYARNDIDFHRGTFRVRGDVVEVFPVHAEDVALRIEYWGDEIERICEVDPLRGKVLRELKTAAIFPGSHYVTPEEQRKKAINSIREELRETLPRLEAEGKLLERQRLEQRTMYDLELLEQMGFCHGIENYSRHLSNREAGQAPPTLLDYFPSDYLVVLDESHVTVPQIGSMYKGDRARKETLVAHGFRLPSALDNRPLRFEEWEERVTQVLHVSATPGEWELEQSQGVFVEQLIRPTGLIDPEVIVRPVGNQIDDLLAEIRVRVERDERVLVTTLTKRMAEDLTEYYSELGVRVRYLHSDIDTLERVEILRDLRRGEFDVLVGINLLREGLDLPEVSLVAILDADKQGFLRSKRSLIQTIGRAARNLRGQAILYGDRVTDSMQYAIDETARRRELQTAYNVEHGITPESTRRAFYEMDASSGQGDYVVIPVLRASEADDDAQSMEDRIEELRSEMLLAAESLEFERAAALRDKLKALEQSQRKQDKRDQRDAANPEKAAEKAGRGGRAGMKQRPRR; encoded by the coding sequence ATGTCCGACTTCAGCCTCGTCTCCACCATGCAGCCGCGCGGCGATCAGCCCCGCGCCATCGCCGAGCTGGTCGCAGGTCTCCAAGCGGGCGAAGCCCACCAGGTGCTCCTCGGCATCACCGGCAGCGGCAAGACCTTCACGGTGGCCAACGTCATCCAGCAGGTGAACCGGCCGGCGCTGGTGATGGCGCCCAACAAGACGCTGGCGGCGCAGCTGTACAGCGAGCTGCGCGAGCTCTTCCCGGACAACGCGGTGGAGTACTTCGTCAGCTACTACGACTACTACCAGCCCGAGGCCTACATCCCGTCGTCCGACACGTACATCGAGAAGGACGCCATCGTGAACGACCGCATCGACCGGATGCGGCACTCGGCCACGCGCGCGCTCTTGTCGCGGCGGGACGTCATCATCGTGGCGAGCGTGTCGTGCATCTACGGCATCGGCTCGGCCGAGTGGTACCGCGGCATGCTGGTGGAGCTGAACGTGGGCGAGGAGCTGCGCCGCGACGAGCTGCTGCGCCGGCTGGTGGACATCCAGTACGCGCGCAACGACATCGACTTCCACCGCGGCACCTTCCGCGTGCGCGGCGACGTGGTGGAGGTGTTCCCGGTGCACGCCGAGGACGTGGCCCTGCGCATCGAGTACTGGGGCGACGAGATCGAGCGCATCTGCGAGGTGGACCCGCTGCGCGGCAAGGTGCTGCGCGAGCTGAAGACCGCCGCCATCTTCCCGGGCAGCCACTACGTCACGCCCGAGGAGCAGCGCAAGAAGGCCATCAACTCCATCCGCGAGGAGCTGCGCGAGACGCTCCCGCGCCTCGAGGCCGAGGGCAAGCTGCTGGAGCGCCAGCGCTTGGAACAGCGCACCATGTACGACCTCGAGCTGCTGGAGCAGATGGGCTTCTGCCACGGCATCGAGAACTACAGCCGGCACCTGAGCAACCGCGAGGCGGGCCAGGCGCCGCCCACGCTGCTCGACTACTTCCCGAGCGACTACCTGGTGGTGCTCGACGAGAGCCACGTCACGGTCCCGCAGATCGGGTCCATGTACAAAGGCGATCGCGCCCGCAAAGAGACGCTGGTGGCGCACGGCTTCCGCCTGCCCAGCGCGCTCGACAACCGGCCGCTGCGCTTCGAGGAGTGGGAAGAGCGCGTGACGCAGGTGCTGCACGTGAGCGCCACGCCGGGTGAATGGGAGCTCGAGCAGTCGCAGGGCGTGTTCGTGGAGCAGCTCATCCGGCCCACGGGGCTCATCGACCCCGAAGTGATCGTGCGGCCCGTGGGCAACCAGATCGACGACCTCTTGGCCGAGATCCGCGTGCGCGTGGAGCGCGACGAGCGCGTGCTGGTCACCACGCTCACCAAGCGCATGGCCGAGGACCTCACCGAGTACTACTCGGAGCTGGGCGTGCGCGTGCGCTACCTGCACTCGGACATCGACACGCTCGAGCGCGTGGAGATCCTGCGCGACCTGCGGCGCGGCGAGTTCGACGTGCTGGTGGGCATCAACCTCCTGCGCGAAGGCCTCGACCTGCCCGAGGTGAGCCTCGTGGCCATCCTGGACGCGGACAAGCAGGGCTTCCTGCGCAGCAAGCGCTCGCTCATCCAGACCATCGGGCGCGCGGCCCGCAACCTGCGCGGCCAGGCCATCTTGTACGGCGACCGCGTCACCGACAGCATGCAGTACGCCATCGACGAGACCGCGCGCCGGCGCGAGCTGCAGACCGCCTACAACGTGGAACACGGCATCACGCCGGAGTCCACGCGCCGCGCCTTCTACGAGATGGACGCGTCCAGCGGCCAGGGCGACTACGTGGTCATCCCGGTGCTGCGCGCCAGCGAAGCCGACGACGACGCGCAGAGCATGGAGGACCGCATCGAGGAGCTGCGCAGCGAGATGCTGCTGGCCGCGGAGAGCCTCGAGTTCGAGCGGGCCGCCGCGTTGCGCGACAAGCTGAAGGCGCTCGAGCAGAGCCAGCGCAAGCAGGACAAGCGCGACCAGCGGGATGCCGCGAACCCCGAGAAGGCCGCGGAGAAGGCCGGGCGGGGCGGGCGCGCGGGGATGAAGCAGCGGCCTCGGCGGTGA